A region of Saccharococcus thermophilus DNA encodes the following proteins:
- a CDS encoding IS1634 family transposase yields the protein MNVQVKKVYRNSYLNIISALFKKLGLPQLIDHLVPVDPQCQTRVSDAVQAILYNVFDGRQALVHLEHWAQEVDCEKLIRPDLHPSWLNDDALARHLDRLYEAGIHNVISTCLIHIYRKEGLSLRAFHADTTDKTVYGAYESASLEALQITHGYNRHHRWQKQIGFGLVGNEDGIPFYGDVHDGNLPDKTWNPEVLSRVHEQLKQAKIEDEWIYVADSAAMTKETLAQTKAANAFLITRGPSSLRIVKTALAEADAEDTTWSDPFTLAERNGATYRVWETASTYEGHPVRLIVVESSALDQRKGKTLEKERTKEAELLREEQARWERHPFSCREDAEQALASLKASLRPRFHRVEAAVEEIVRLKKRRGRPKKGAEPEVETLYFLHLDVEFDQDAWEQARRKASRFVLVTTVPKEWKGQPMDAQEILKLYKGQISVEMNFAFLKDPFFTDEIYVKKPERVAVLGYLFLLALAIYRVFQRRVRQFITPEHPLKGPGGRKLTRPTGQAIFQLFQYVNVVLFKLPDGRIQRSLDRSLTPDQRRILQGLGMDESIYV from the coding sequence ATGAACGTTCAAGTCAAAAAGGTCTATCGCAATTCTTATTTGAATATAATAAGTGCCCTATTCAAGAAACTGGGTCTGCCTCAATTGATTGACCATCTCGTGCCCGTCGATCCGCAGTGCCAAACGCGAGTCAGCGATGCCGTTCAGGCCATCCTCTACAATGTGTTTGACGGCCGGCAAGCCCTTGTTCACTTGGAACATTGGGCTCAGGAGGTCGATTGTGAGAAACTCATCCGTCCCGATCTCCATCCTTCCTGGTTGAACGACGATGCGTTGGCCCGTCATCTCGATCGCCTGTATGAGGCTGGCATTCACAACGTCATCAGCACTTGCTTGATTCATATTTATCGAAAAGAAGGCCTTTCCCTCCGAGCCTTCCACGCCGATACGACGGACAAGACCGTTTACGGCGCGTATGAATCGGCCTCGTTAGAGGCCTTACAAATCACACATGGCTACAACCGCCATCATCGTTGGCAAAAACAGATCGGTTTCGGACTGGTCGGCAACGAGGACGGCATCCCGTTTTACGGCGATGTGCACGATGGCAACCTGCCCGATAAAACATGGAATCCCGAGGTGCTGTCTCGTGTCCATGAACAGCTGAAGCAGGCCAAAATCGAAGACGAATGGATTTACGTGGCCGATTCCGCCGCGATGACGAAAGAGACCCTGGCGCAAACCAAAGCGGCCAACGCCTTTTTGATCACCAGAGGCCCTTCGTCGCTCCGGATCGTGAAAACCGCGCTGGCCGAAGCGGATGCTGAGGACACGACGTGGAGCGATCCCTTTACGTTGGCGGAGAGAAACGGCGCCACGTACCGGGTATGGGAAACGGCCTCGACGTATGAAGGCCACCCCGTTCGGCTGATCGTTGTTGAATCGAGCGCGCTCGACCAGCGAAAAGGAAAGACGCTTGAAAAAGAACGAACCAAAGAAGCGGAGCTTCTTCGCGAGGAACAAGCCCGTTGGGAGCGTCACCCCTTCTCCTGCCGGGAAGATGCCGAACAAGCCTTGGCGTCCCTCAAGGCGTCCCTTCGCCCCCGGTTTCATCGGGTTGAGGCCGCGGTCGAAGAGATCGTACGCCTGAAAAAACGGCGCGGACGGCCGAAAAAAGGGGCGGAACCCGAGGTGGAGACGCTGTATTTCTTGCACCTTGACGTCGAATTCGACCAAGACGCGTGGGAACAGGCGAGACGGAAAGCGTCCCGGTTTGTCCTTGTCACGACCGTTCCGAAGGAATGGAAGGGCCAACCCATGGATGCCCAAGAGATCTTGAAGCTGTATAAAGGGCAGATCTCGGTGGAAATGAACTTCGCTTTTTTGAAAGATCCGTTTTTCACGGATGAGATTTACGTCAAAAAACCAGAACGGGTCGCAGTATTAGGCTATTTGTTTCTGTTGGCCTTGGCTATTTACCGCGTTTTTCAGCGCCGAGTGCGTCAGTTTATTACTCCAGAACACCCGTTGAAGGGTCCTGGAGGCCGCAAGCTGACCCGGCCGACGGGACAGGCGATTTTTCAGCTGTTTCAATATGTGAACGTCGTCCTGTTCAAGCTGCCGGATGGGCGCATCCAACGCTCACTGGATCGCTCCCTTACCCCTGATCAGCGAAGGATTCTGCAGGGATTGGGCATGGATGAGAGCATCTACGTGTAA
- a CDS encoding DUF7147 family protein: MIQRFIELGEGYSDIYELIELARANRHRLSGLFAFHTVKNGKPVTSCVVVLHPTDPGDFQPLYICREGIPNPYVKPNKRYELFAQLAKELGTEIIHLEVKPSTFFAELDLYYQHLIGIMRMNRFIPPLQ; the protein is encoded by the coding sequence ATGATTCAGCGTTTTATCGAGCTAGGGGAAGGATATTCGGATATATACGAATTAATCGAGCTTGCTAGAGCAAATCGCCACCGTTTATCTGGGCTTTTTGCTTTTCATACAGTGAAAAATGGAAAACCGGTAACGTCCTGCGTCGTCGTATTGCATCCGACCGATCCTGGGGATTTCCAGCCTCTCTACATTTGTCGCGAAGGAATCCCAAATCCGTACGTAAAGCCGAACAAGCGCTATGAGCTATTTGCCCAACTGGCAAAGGAGCTAGGAACGGAAATTATTCATTTGGAAGTAAAACCTTCCACCTTTTTCGCGGAATTGGATTTATATTATCAACATTTAATCGGCATTATGCGAATGAACCGCTTTATCCCTCCTCTCCAATAA
- a CDS encoding IS1182 family transposase produces the protein MYIYYNRDQLILPMDLEILIPEHHLCRIVDLAVEKMDPALLVSLYPGGGRPAYHPKMMLKVILYAYANRIYSSRQIAKQLKENIYFMWLSGHQTPDFRTINRFRSERMKDVIYETFFSIVDLLRQEGFVKLEDYFLDGTKIEANANKYTFVWRKSTEKYDQKLEEKFRQIVASIEQVAKEDEEAEQEGDFQEKLEASPITSEKIEAVIEQVEERLKKEPKNRTLKKAKRQLEQDLLPRKKKYEEYKEVLGERNSFSKTDPDATFMRMKDDHMKNGQLKPGYNVQIGTENQFIVGFSVHQRAGDAGCFIPHLEQLAAYGRPMPKRAIADSAYGSEENYTYCEKKKIVALIKYNTLDREQTKAWAREIGRIENMTYDEELDEWICAKGERLVFVYERKETTDNGYVTVKRTYRCTACAGCPFQTACAKGKDTKTIRVSLKNQQQRQEIRERLSTEEGAATYRRRQIENEPVFGQIKHNQQFQRFLLRGLPKITVEWGLICAAHNLRKWAATVHPIKRKRENIRG, from the coding sequence ATGTACATTTATTATAACCGAGATCAACTCATTTTGCCAATGGATCTTGAAATTCTCATTCCGGAACATCATCTTTGCCGGATCGTGGATCTGGCAGTGGAAAAAATGGATCCGGCTCTGCTCGTTTCCCTCTATCCTGGTGGAGGCCGCCCAGCCTATCATCCGAAAATGATGTTGAAAGTCATCCTGTATGCCTACGCCAATCGGATCTACTCCTCTCGCCAAATCGCCAAGCAGTTGAAAGAAAACATTTACTTTATGTGGCTATCCGGCCATCAAACACCGGATTTCCGCACGATCAACCGATTTCGCTCGGAACGGATGAAGGACGTCATTTACGAAACGTTTTTCTCCATTGTTGATCTTCTGCGTCAAGAAGGGTTCGTCAAACTAGAGGATTACTTTCTGGATGGAACGAAAATCGAGGCCAATGCCAACAAATACACGTTCGTTTGGCGCAAATCAACGGAAAAGTACGATCAGAAGCTGGAGGAGAAATTCCGGCAAATCGTTGCCTCGATCGAACAGGTGGCGAAAGAAGATGAAGAGGCGGAACAAGAAGGGGATTTTCAAGAAAAACTGGAAGCTTCACCGATTACGTCCGAAAAGATCGAAGCCGTAATCGAACAAGTGGAAGAACGCCTAAAGAAAGAGCCGAAGAATCGCACGTTAAAGAAAGCAAAACGGCAATTGGAGCAAGATCTTCTCCCCCGTAAGAAGAAGTATGAAGAATACAAAGAAGTGTTGGGCGAACGGAACAGCTTTTCGAAAACGGATCCGGATGCGACATTCATGCGGATGAAAGACGACCATATGAAAAATGGGCAGCTAAAACCGGGATACAATGTACAAATAGGAACAGAAAACCAATTTATCGTTGGGTTTAGCGTGCATCAACGGGCGGGGGATGCCGGATGTTTCATTCCACATTTGGAGCAATTGGCCGCCTATGGACGACCAATGCCCAAACGGGCCATTGCGGATTCCGCCTATGGGAGTGAGGAGAACTACACGTACTGCGAGAAAAAGAAGATCGTCGCCCTGATCAAGTACAACACGCTGGACCGGGAACAAACGAAAGCGTGGGCGAGAGAGATCGGCCGAATCGAGAACATGACGTATGATGAGGAGCTGGATGAGTGGATTTGCGCCAAAGGGGAACGGTTGGTGTTTGTGTATGAACGGAAGGAAACGACCGACAACGGGTACGTTACCGTCAAACGGACGTATCGTTGTACGGCATGTGCCGGATGCCCGTTTCAAACGGCATGCGCCAAAGGCAAAGACACGAAAACCATCCGCGTTTCTTTGAAGAATCAACAACAACGGCAGGAGATTCGGGAACGGCTGTCCACGGAAGAAGGGGCGGCGACATATCGAAGACGGCAAATCGAAAACGAGCCGGTGTTTGGGCAAATCAAGCATAACCAGCAATTCCAGCGCTTTTTGTTAAGAGGGCTCCCAAAAATTACCGTGGAATGGGGGCTTATTTGTGCTGCCCACAATTTGAGAAAGTGGGCGGCCACCGTCCACCCAATAAAAAGAAAAAGGGAGAACATACGGGGATAA
- a CDS encoding YlbG family protein, producing the protein MFPKRQGIIVWLHSLKHSKHLRKFGNIHYISKRLKYVVLYCDMEQVDEMMKKLASLPFVKRVEPSYRPFLKLEFESKGEKEKENSSYPLGYSTD; encoded by the coding sequence ATGTTTCCAAAACGACAAGGAATTATCGTTTGGCTTCATTCGTTAAAGCATAGCAAGCATTTGCGAAAATTCGGCAACATTCACTATATTTCTAAGCGGCTAAAATATGTGGTTTTATATTGCGATATGGAGCAAGTCGATGAAATGATGAAAAAGCTTGCTTCCTTGCCATTTGTAAAACGGGTTGAACCATCTTACCGCCCATTTTTAAAGTTGGAGTTCGAATCTAAAGGAGAAAAGGAAAAAGAAAACTCCTCTTATCCATTAGGGTATTCCACAGACTAA
- a CDS encoding YlbF family regulator yields MIIATLERIEILDKAEALAKMIVQSEVAEEYRRCLRRLKEDRAAQDIIARFAKAKERYEEVQRFGKYHPDYHNVIKEVRDAKRELDFHETIAAFKKAENNVQELLDEISVLIGKAVSEQIKVPTGNPYFLSTSCSGGCGAGGSCGCRT; encoded by the coding sequence GTGATCATTGCTACTCTCGAACGTATCGAGATTTTAGATAAAGCAGAAGCATTAGCGAAAATGATTGTACAATCAGAAGTGGCGGAAGAATATCGCCGCTGTTTGCGACGTCTGAAGGAAGACCGCGCTGCCCAAGATATTATTGCTCGTTTTGCGAAAGCGAAGGAGCGTTATGAAGAGGTGCAGCGCTTTGGAAAATATCATCCCGATTACCATAATGTAATAAAAGAAGTGCGTGATGCAAAGCGTGAACTCGATTTTCATGAGACGATTGCCGCTTTTAAAAAAGCGGAAAACAATGTTCAGGAATTGTTGGATGAGATTAGTGTATTAATTGGCAAGGCAGTATCTGAGCAAATTAAAGTCCCGACAGGAAATCCGTATTTTTTGTCTACAAGCTGTTCCGGCGGTTGCGGAGCGGGAGGAAGCTGCGGCTGCCGCACATAG
- a CDS encoding YlbE-like family protein has product MRKEVMQYIRTKKMLQSFIREQPRWYRLLSRYPHKLQSFELEAMHYYEQTIPHKVEKIANSLQMASLMLHMFQAMRD; this is encoded by the coding sequence ATGAGGAAAGAAGTAATGCAATATATTCGCACAAAAAAAATGTTGCAATCGTTTATTCGCGAACAGCCGCGTTGGTATCGCCTTCTCTCCCGCTACCCGCACAAGTTGCAGTCATTTGAACTAGAAGCGATGCATTACTATGAGCAGACGATTCCGCATAAAGTAGAGAAAATTGCTAATTCTTTGCAGATGGCTTCATTGATGCTTCATATGTTTCAAGCGATGCGCGACTAA
- a CDS encoding YlbD family protein — protein sequence MAKHLHPSVEKFKQFVKKHPKIIQEVRSGKKTWKEFYEDWYLFGEDDEIWEPYKQDRSSVKQTGKGNKKWFEKIANMLQNIESDEVQKHLESVQQAIVAIQNIIAQFQGAEKQHTRAAKDEHPFSFRKD from the coding sequence ATGGCCAAACATCTACATCCTTCGGTAGAAAAGTTTAAACAATTTGTAAAAAAACACCCGAAAATCATTCAAGAAGTGCGCAGCGGAAAAAAGACGTGGAAAGAGTTTTACGAAGATTGGTATTTATTTGGCGAGGATGATGAAATATGGGAACCGTATAAACAAGACAGGTCATCGGTGAAACAAACGGGAAAAGGAAACAAAAAGTGGTTTGAAAAAATTGCTAATATGCTGCAAAATATCGAATCAGATGAAGTACAAAAACATTTGGAAAGCGTTCAGCAAGCGATTGTTGCCATCCAAAATATTATTGCTCAATTTCAAGGGGCGGAAAAACAGCATACGCGTGCGGCAAAAGATGAGCATCCGTTTTCGTTCCGCAAAGATTAA
- a CDS encoding CAP-associated domain-containing protein: protein MKWFFLVLLLLIGFYYFTPSPPPLSPPQETKLKDYIVKEPKIQNGIIAMIGKTEQEVKKKFGAPTRKDASAYDYEWWIYNRGAGTYFQIGIMAGRVVTALICGEHVNVKPFYIGQPLQEVFKTMPVLSNVEIKLSTGTYRFELSEQDYASRPIVKIGSIYAQLYVDRFTGKISSIRLMTGETFVKMRPYELVYRGSLPNPAPLSAKKQREVELANARQIFDMTNIIRQRYHVNPVRWNEKAANVAYLHSKDMWDHHFFSHESPRYGGLQDRLAAANIKFHIAGENIAAHQVDGIEAVEGWLNSKNHREALLNGQFTDLGVGVSGDYYTQDFLRPW from the coding sequence GTGAAATGGTTTTTTCTTGTTTTACTGCTGCTAATTGGATTTTACTATTTTACCCCGAGTCCGCCGCCACTTAGTCCACCGCAAGAAACGAAACTGAAGGACTATATAGTGAAAGAACCAAAAATCCAAAACGGCATCATTGCCATGATTGGAAAGACGGAGCAAGAGGTAAAAAAGAAATTCGGCGCGCCGACACGCAAAGATGCTTCTGCTTATGATTACGAATGGTGGATTTACAATCGAGGAGCAGGCACCTATTTTCAAATCGGAATCATGGCCGGACGCGTTGTTACAGCGTTGATATGTGGAGAGCATGTGAATGTAAAGCCATTTTACATCGGCCAACCGCTGCAGGAAGTATTTAAAACGATGCCCGTTTTGTCGAATGTAGAAATAAAATTAAGCACAGGAACATACCGCTTTGAGTTATCGGAGCAGGACTATGCTTCCCGGCCGATTGTCAAAATCGGCAGCATCTATGCACAATTATATGTCGATCGTTTTACTGGGAAGATTTCAAGCATTCGCCTTATGACGGGAGAAACGTTCGTAAAAATGAGACCCTATGAGCTGGTGTACCGCGGCAGTTTACCTAATCCAGCCCCTTTATCCGCAAAAAAACAACGGGAAGTAGAATTGGCGAATGCAAGACAAATTTTTGATATGACGAATATCATTCGCCAACGCTACCATGTGAATCCAGTTCGTTGGAATGAAAAAGCGGCAAATGTCGCCTATTTGCACAGCAAGGATATGTGGGACCATCACTTTTTTTCCCATGAATCGCCGCGGTACGGCGGTCTGCAAGATCGGCTGGCAGCGGCAAATATAAAATTTCACATAGCCGGAGAAAATATTGCCGCACATCAGGTGGATGGTATTGAAGCAGTAGAAGGGTGGCTGAACAGCAAAAACCATCGCGAAGCATTATTAAACGGGCAATTTACTGATCTTGGTGTCGGCGTTTCTGGTGATTATTATACGCAAGACTTTTTGCGGCCATGGTAA
- a CDS encoding CBS domain-containing protein, which produces MQTVRDVMSTNVEYCTPVDNVYEVAVKMRDLNVGAVPIVDHGRLVGMITDRDIVVRGIAEKRPGSTQVTEIMSDQLIMVTPDTSVQEAAEQMARHQIRRLPVVENGRLIGIVSLGDLATNRYSDESAGRALTEISETEFFH; this is translated from the coding sequence ATGCAAACAGTGCGCGATGTCATGTCTACAAACGTTGAATATTGCACACCTGTTGATAATGTGTACGAAGTGGCCGTAAAAATGCGTGATTTAAACGTCGGAGCGGTCCCGATTGTGGATCACGGGAGATTAGTCGGAATGATTACCGACCGTGATATAGTTGTACGCGGCATTGCGGAAAAACGTCCCGGCTCCACCCAAGTAACAGAAATCATGAGCGATCAATTAATTATGGTAACTCCTGATACTTCTGTACAAGAGGCAGCAGAGCAAATGGCGCGGCACCAAATCCGCCGTCTTCCGGTGGTGGAAAACGGCCGGCTCATAGGCATCGTTTCTCTTGGTGATCTAGCGACTAATCGCTATTCTGACGAAAGTGCCGGCCGAGCCTTAACAGAAATTTCAGAAACTGAGTTCTTTCATTAA
- the safA gene encoding SafA/ExsA family spore coat assembly protein encodes MPSIAHGQGTTTYIVRPGDTLWKISVRYQVGLSEIIRANPQFPNPNLIYPGQKVYVPILDDVKQIENEVVRLTNEQRAKYGLPPLKIDWQLARVARYKSADMRDKNYFQHNSPTYGSPFTMMENFGISYRSAGENIAAGQRTPQEVVNAWMNSPGHRANILNKGFTHIGVGYAKGGSYGHYWTQMFIGK; translated from the coding sequence ATGCCAAGTATCGCCCATGGTCAAGGAACAACTACATATATTGTTCGACCGGGGGATACGCTGTGGAAAATTTCCGTCCGCTATCAAGTCGGATTATCGGAAATTATTAGGGCGAATCCGCAATTTCCCAATCCCAACTTAATTTATCCAGGACAAAAAGTATACGTCCCTATTTTAGATGATGTGAAACAAATTGAAAATGAAGTTGTCCGTCTTACGAATGAACAGCGGGCAAAATATGGCCTTCCCCCGCTGAAAATTGATTGGCAGCTCGCGCGGGTAGCACGTTACAAATCTGCTGATATGCGCGATAAAAACTATTTTCAACATAACTCGCCGACATACGGCTCGCCATTTACGATGATGGAAAATTTTGGAATTAGTTACCGTTCAGCAGGAGAAAATATTGCCGCCGGTCAGCGAACCCCGCAGGAAGTGGTTAACGCATGGATGAATAGCCCAGGGCATCGTGCCAATATTTTAAACAAAGGATTTACTCATATTGGAGTCGGTTATGCCAAAGGTGGTTCTTATGGACATTATTGGACGCAAATGTTTATTGGTAAATAA
- a CDS encoding YugN family protein: MKFENTGIENQTVELSRLDDVMEHFGFVRASQWDYERVTYDRKFQIKGDTFYLRVQGYAVEGDVDSRYALIKLLTPILGKYYYPHGVEYGEDEHFPSSLVSQCQTILAQVKAELDKIQD, from the coding sequence ATGAAATTTGAAAATACTGGCATTGAAAATCAAACAGTAGAGCTTTCCCGCTTAGATGACGTCATGGAACATTTTGGGTTCGTCAGAGCCTCTCAATGGGACTATGAAAGAGTTACATACGACCGCAAATTCCAAATCAAAGGAGATACTTTTTATCTGCGCGTGCAAGGATATGCGGTTGAGGGAGACGTCGATTCCCGTTATGCCTTGATTAAATTGCTTACGCCTATTTTAGGAAAATATTACTACCCGCACGGCGTTGAATACGGGGAGGACGAGCATTTCCCTTCTTCCCTCGTCAGTCAATGTCAAACCATTTTAGCGCAAGTAAAAGCAGAGCTTGACAAAATTCAAGACTAA
- a CDS encoding Asp23/Gls24 family envelope stress response protein — protein sequence MKTGAIRLRKRSVAQATLHTVVMMCLQGRNEIIADDCEVHIVVADDGHCTVTVSLVMKPEAPLLLLCQQIQKHIAEEIAFMTPFTVDAVHVVVKRLDI from the coding sequence ATGAAAACGGGTGCCATCCGCCTTCGCAAACGGAGTGTTGCACAAGCTACGCTGCACACGGTTGTGATGATGTGTTTGCAGGGCCGAAATGAAATCATCGCTGATGATTGTGAAGTTCATATCGTTGTTGCCGATGATGGCCACTGTACGGTTACCGTATCGTTAGTAATGAAGCCGGAAGCACCGCTTCTTTTATTGTGCCAGCAAATACAAAAGCATATCGCAGAGGAAATCGCGTTCATGACTCCTTTTACCGTGGACGCGGTACATGTAGTGGTGAAACGCTTGGATATATAA
- a CDS encoding DUF420 domain-containing protein, translating to MKYSLPILPTISTSCIVISAALVAYGWYLIRKRNIEAHKKVMLTAAAFALLFFIIYLLRTVFIGNTSFGGPDDVKVYYTIFLVFHIVLATVGAIFGIVTIWTGLKDIRARHKRLGPVTSIVWFFTAVTGVAVYLLLYVFYKGGETTSMIKAILGF from the coding sequence ATGAAATATTCATTGCCAATTTTGCCGACTATTAGTACGAGCTGTATCGTCATTAGCGCAGCATTAGTAGCGTACGGCTGGTATTTAATACGCAAAAGAAACATTGAAGCGCATAAAAAGGTGATGCTGACAGCGGCGGCATTTGCTTTATTGTTTTTTATCATTTATCTATTGCGGACTGTTTTCATTGGCAATACAAGTTTTGGCGGTCCTGATGATGTCAAAGTGTATTATACCATCTTTCTAGTGTTTCATATCGTTTTGGCAACCGTGGGGGCTATCTTTGGCATCGTCACCATTTGGACGGGATTAAAAGATATTCGTGCCCGTCATAAGCGGCTCGGGCCGGTTACAAGCATCGTATGGTTTTTTACGGCGGTGACAGGGGTTGCTGTCTATTTGCTTCTTTACGTATTTTATAAAGGCGGGGAAACAACATCGATGATTAAAGCGATCTTAGGTTTTTAA
- the ctaG gene encoding cytochrome c oxidase assembly factor CtaG gives MASLSMFGFVALWSPYFLAFLLLITCLYFMIVGPWRTRFTKEGPPTRKQKAYFVAGIVLLYICVGSPIDLLGHLIFSAHMIQMAILSFMVPQLFILGIPNWLFERVFQIRPLKAAVTFLTKPLIAIVLFNGLFSFYHVPFIFDLANSHALYHAVITTMIFIAAWMMWWPLLNKMPGWQSLSGLKKIGYIFADGVLLTPACALIIFANKPLYATYYDPQMWMKSLALCVPAGTLASLDLSGPQMFFSIPLLYDQQLGGVLMKIIQEIVYGTVLFFVFVDWYRKEREKEKLETAVSPYPSES, from the coding sequence ATGGCATCATTAAGCATGTTTGGTTTTGTCGCGCTATGGAGTCCCTATTTTCTTGCGTTTCTATTGTTGATTACGTGTCTTTATTTTATGATCGTCGGGCCGTGGAGAACTCGCTTTACAAAGGAAGGGCCGCCGACACGCAAGCAGAAAGCATATTTTGTCGCGGGTATCGTGTTGCTTTATATTTGTGTAGGTTCGCCGATTGATTTGCTAGGGCATTTGATATTTAGCGCTCATATGATACAAATGGCGATATTAAGTTTTATGGTTCCACAATTGTTTATTTTAGGAATACCAAATTGGCTGTTTGAGCGGGTTTTCCAAATTCGCCCATTAAAGGCAGCAGTAACGTTTTTGACAAAGCCGCTTATTGCGATCGTTTTATTTAATGGCTTGTTCTCGTTTTATCACGTCCCATTTATTTTTGACTTAGCGAACAGCCATGCGCTTTATCATGCGGTAATTACCACGATGATTTTTATCGCTGCATGGATGATGTGGTGGCCTCTCCTTAATAAAATGCCAGGCTGGCAGTCTCTTAGCGGCCTCAAGAAGATAGGCTACATTTTTGCAGACGGCGTTTTATTAACTCCGGCGTGTGCCTTAATTATTTTCGCGAATAAGCCGCTATATGCGACTTATTACGATCCGCAAATGTGGATGAAGTCGCTTGCTCTTTGCGTTCCCGCTGGGACATTAGCTTCTCTTGATTTATCAGGACCACAGATGTTCTTTTCAATTCCGCTTCTTTATGACCAGCAGCTTGGCGGAGTATTAATGAAAATCATTCAAGAAATTGTTTACGGTACAGTGCTCTTTTTCGTCTTTGTGGATTGGTACCGAAAAGAGAGGGAAAAGGAAAAATTGGAAACTGCCGTATCGCCATACCCTTCTGAATCATAA
- the ctaF gene encoding cytochrome c oxidase subunit IVB yields the protein MVNQTNSGNERVDLAYRRRKNAEEMKHQVISFVLMILLTLIAFFAVGYDKFSHWFSVPFIFLLAVVQVMFQLYYFMHMSHKGHEMPAVFLYGGVFVAFLTIWAFATVVWW from the coding sequence ATGGTGAATCAAACAAATTCCGGAAATGAGCGTGTTGATTTAGCATATCGTCGCAGAAAAAATGCAGAGGAAATGAAACACCAAGTTATTTCCTTTGTATTAATGATTTTGTTAACGTTGATTGCATTTTTTGCGGTCGGTTATGACAAATTTTCGCATTGGTTTTCCGTTCCATTTATTTTCCTTCTTGCTGTTGTGCAAGTGATGTTCCAATTGTATTATTTTATGCATATGAGCCATAAAGGACATGAAATGCCAGCGGTGTTCCTGTATGGTGGTGTATTTGTAGCCTTCTTGACCATTTGGGCGTTTGCGACCGTTGTTTGGTGGTAA
- a CDS encoding cytochrome (ubi)quinol oxidase subunit III produces MHAEEKLTAETFPASPERATLEGKNKFLGFWFFLGGETVLFASLFGTFIALRDKTAQGPTSHDLFELPLVFVATMLLLTSSLTSVYAIYHMKNFDFKKMQLWFGITVLLGLGFLGLEIFEFNHYVHEGLKYSTSAFSSAFYTLVGLHGSHVAFGLSWILTLMIRNAKRGLNLYNAPKFYVASLYWHFIDVVWVFIFTVVYLMGMVG; encoded by the coding sequence ATGCACGCAGAGGAAAAATTAACGGCGGAAACATTCCCAGCATCGCCTGAAAGAGCCACCCTCGAAGGGAAAAATAAATTTTTAGGATTTTGGTTTTTCTTAGGGGGGGAGACAGTTCTCTTCGCCTCCCTCTTTGGCACTTTCATCGCGCTGAGAGATAAGACGGCTCAGGGACCGACATCGCATGATTTGTTTGAATTGCCGCTCGTGTTTGTTGCTACCATGCTCTTATTAACAAGTAGCTTAACGAGTGTTTACGCTATATATCACATGAAAAACTTTGACTTTAAGAAAATGCAGCTTTGGTTTGGCATTACTGTATTGCTAGGTCTAGGCTTTCTGGGATTGGAAATTTTCGAGTTCAATCATTATGTGCATGAAGGTTTAAAATATTCAACAAGCGCATTTTCATCTGCTTTTTATACGCTAGTCGGTCTGCACGGAAGCCACGTTGCATTTGGTTTATCGTGGATTTTAACCCTTATGATCCGCAACGCAAAGCGTGGTTTGAACCTTTACAATGCGCCAAAGTTTTATGTGGCAAGCCTTTACTGGCACTTTATTGACGTCGTATGGGTATTCATTTTTACCGTCGTATACCTAATGGGAATGGTGGGGTGA